From Nicotiana tabacum cultivar K326 chromosome 15, ASM71507v2, whole genome shotgun sequence, the proteins below share one genomic window:
- the LOC107804533 gene encoding uncharacterized protein LOC107804533, which translates to MGSYFDRWEKDPFFSAAEEVQESADRMESTYRTWIHALKDTSGRWNSDELCRDLRTTLGTAKWQLEEFERAVSSSYDNASTDDAKERHREFVIAIDNQIKKVEKSLNESATSQGDQWVRLDERELNELAAFLSGPPASSSFAEKNSVKVHEAEQKPALWEEDCKQGMPEYSKSSSHLVDAGHIEDEKFSGHRKTASACADVGAWKIAVADDIYGKQPAPSTRKIPSIQGLLNCMESATKLKWSKNGYRKLKFNPDDDQEADSTLPQSQPLTRGINTCYERSKICLDGCDENYEKQLNGWYGAVQRQLQRSQYYMKYNRPVQMLSSVVLLIFLIVLLAFHI; encoded by the exons ATGGGGTCGTATTTCGATAGGTGGGAGAAAGATCCGTTTTTTTCTGCTGCAGAAGAGGTTCAAGAATCTGCTGATAG GATGGAGTCAACTTATAGAACATGGATTCATGCATTGAAGGATACTTCTGGTCGTTGGAATTCGGATGAGCTATGCAGAGACCTAAGGACTACCCTTGGCACTGCTAAATGGCAG TTGGAGGAATTTGAACGGGCAGTTAGTTCGAGCTATGATAATGCTTCAACTGATGATGCTAAAGAAAGGCACCGTGAGTTTGTTATTGCAATAGACAATCAAATTAAGAAAGTAGAGAAGAGTCTAAATGAATCAGCTACTTCACAAGGAGATCAATGGGTGCGCTTAGATGAGAGGGAACTCAATGAACTGGCTGCGTTTCTCTCAGGACCGCCGGCCTCTTCCTCTTTTGCAGAGAAAAACTCTGTAAAAGTTCATGAAGCAGAGCAGAAACCAGCATTGTGGGAAGAGGATTGTAAGCAAGGAATGCCAGAGTATTCAAAGAGTTCGTCTCATTTAGTGGACGCGGGTCACATTGAGGATGAGAAGTTCTCAGGGCACAGGAAGACAGCAAGTGCTTGTGCTGACGTTGGTGCTTGGAAGATCGCAGTTGCTGATGACATTTACGGCAAACAACCTGCACCATCCACTCGCAAGATCCCCAGTATTCAAGGGCTGTTGAATTGCATGGAATCTGCAACGAAGTTGAAGTGGTCGAAGAATGGTTACAGGAAGTTGAAATTCAATCCCGATGATGACCAAGAAGCTGATAGTACATTGCCGCAGTCTCAGCCATTGACAAGG GGCATCAACACATGTTATGAGAGGAGTAAGATTTGCCTTGATGGATGCGATGAAAATTATGAGAAGCAACTCAATGGTTGGTATGGAGCAGTGCAACGACAGCTGCAACGGTCTCAGTATTATATGAAATATAATCGACCTGTTCAAATGCTTTCTTCTGTGGTTCTTCTAATTTTCTTGATTG TTCTATTAGCATTCCATATTTGA